One genomic window of Corynebacterium sp. sy039 includes the following:
- a CDS encoding MFS transporter translates to MHTKATRFIVATNLIVTEGIFMLLIVLIAQFITPMSIAGTAIALPQISTHLGAHTTALQWIINGFNLAFALSVLFWGTLSDRIGYRRTFTIGTALFSAGSLVSAISPSLLLIDIARIFAGIGAAAVLTGSSSLLSTAFSGSARDKAFALFGTVNGLGLALGPTFSGFLVDSLGWRGVFAVHGCILGAIALICLCTELLPKTSGSEKAPLLDLSLLKNREFLAMCLVPVAAAIGFVTLLTYLPSALSAITALSPGRAGVLMLAMTAPIVVAPLVIARTRLGTNTVIYASLAALILGNCGLLLLSEDRSVAIIIIPMMLLGCGFGLPLGLIDAHALSVVPPQRAGTAAGLLNFFRIGSEAIFVALYGALLSLLIPDSATAAGQPGHPDMYHHAFTMLITGIVVLVGALSCTIVLIRRRE, encoded by the coding sequence TTGCACACCAAAGCTACTAGATTTATAGTAGCTACTAACTTAATAGTAACTGAAGGGATTTTTATGCTACTCATCGTCCTCATCGCGCAATTCATCACCCCCATGTCGATAGCTGGAACCGCCATCGCACTACCACAAATCTCCACCCATTTAGGGGCGCATACCACAGCCCTGCAATGGATTATCAACGGATTCAACCTCGCCTTTGCCCTCAGTGTCCTATTCTGGGGGACCTTAAGCGACAGAATCGGCTACCGGCGCACCTTCACGATTGGTACCGCACTCTTTTCCGCTGGCAGCCTAGTCAGCGCAATCAGCCCTTCCCTACTGCTGATCGACATAGCCCGAATCTTCGCTGGCATCGGCGCGGCAGCAGTGCTCACCGGATCCAGCTCACTCTTGTCCACCGCATTTTCGGGCAGCGCAAGAGACAAAGCCTTCGCCCTATTCGGCACCGTCAATGGCCTGGGGCTTGCCCTTGGCCCCACATTCTCTGGCTTCCTCGTCGACAGTTTGGGGTGGCGCGGAGTTTTTGCAGTGCATGGCTGCATTCTCGGCGCGATCGCGCTCATCTGCCTGTGCACTGAGCTGCTGCCAAAGACCAGCGGCAGCGAAAAAGCCCCGCTTCTCGACCTCTCGCTACTCAAAAATCGGGAGTTTCTTGCCATGTGCCTGGTGCCGGTGGCCGCAGCCATCGGTTTTGTCACGCTTTTGACTTATCTACCCTCGGCGCTCAGCGCTATCACAGCGCTAAGCCCTGGCCGTGCCGGCGTGCTCATGCTCGCCATGACTGCCCCCATTGTCGTCGCACCGCTGGTGATTGCGCGCACCCGCCTGGGCACAAACACGGTCATCTACGCCAGTCTTGCCGCCCTCATCCTGGGCAATTGCGGTCTGCTTTTGTTGTCGGAAGATCGCAGTGTCGCCATCATTATCATTCCTATGATGCTGCTCGGCTGTGGTTTTGGACTCCCCCTCGGGCTTATCGACGCCCATGCGCTCAGCGTCGTCCCGCCACAACGTGCAGGCACAGCCGCTGGGTTACTCAACTTCTTTCGCATTGGCAGCGAAGCGATATTCGTCGCCCTCTATGGGGCATTATTGTCCTTGCTTATCCCCGATAGTGCCACTGCCGCTGGGCAACCAGGACACCCCGATATGTACCACCATGCTTTTACCATGCTCATCACAGGAATTGTCGTGCTCGTCGGGGCGCTCAGCTGCACCATCGTGCTGATTCGACGTCGAGAGTAG
- a CDS encoding Na+/H+ antiporter subunit G: MILEIIAALCAILAGILMLTTAIALWRAPDALSRVNLLGPATGVAVPALIVAKLCVDGGSVGEIIRGILAICAFWVVLAIGSFIMGRSLYGLTQD, translated from the coding sequence ATGATATTAGAAATTATTGCTGCACTATGTGCGATACTCGCAGGGATATTGATGCTCACCACTGCCATTGCACTATGGCGCGCACCTGATGCCTTAAGCAGAGTAAACCTTTTAGGACCTGCCACTGGCGTGGCTGTACCTGCGCTTATTGTGGCTAAGCTGTGCGTCGACGGTGGTAGCGTTGGGGAGATCATTCGCGGTATCCTTGCCATTTGTGCTTTTTGGGTTGTGCTCGCGATTGGTTCCTTTATCATGGGGCGCTCGCTTTATGGGCTTACTCAGGATTAG
- a CDS encoding helix-turn-helix transcriptional regulator, with amino-acid sequence MDEHPRREDFDLSKILHALSDENRRRVIVELAQQPEGTEQFCSFFRTPWAPSTRTHHFRILRNAGLIWQRDVGNGKMTRLRREDIDAAFPGLLDSIIRHAT; translated from the coding sequence ATGGATGAACACCCACGGCGCGAGGACTTTGACCTCTCAAAGATATTGCATGCTTTATCAGATGAAAATCGACGCCGCGTTATCGTGGAATTAGCGCAGCAACCTGAGGGCACAGAGCAATTCTGTAGTTTCTTCCGTACCCCGTGGGCCCCGTCGACCCGAACGCATCATTTTCGCATTCTGCGCAATGCCGGTCTGATCTGGCAGCGTGACGTCGGCAACGGCAAAATGACCAGGCTGCGTCGCGAGGACATAGACGCTGCCTTCCCCGGACTACTCGATAGCATCATCAGGCACGCTACTTAG
- a CDS encoding monovalent cation/H+ antiporter subunit D family protein: protein MGSLLTLFLAIPLACVALATILPWRWARDGLALLTPLGTALAGVWLFAYTAAHGILGHSVGLYIGEVAITFVADRLSAIMIVVASIVTFASNWFAIVAGETLSRFYSALSLMLLSGVMGGLLTADLFNFFVFIEVMLLPSYGLMAMTGTWARLSAGRTFVLVNLATSTLLLIGVCIVYGVSGTVNIALLRGTAAGNGPMVVAMGIVVIALVIKAGLFPVHTWLPRSYPATSASVMGLFSGLHTKVAVYMLLRIYVIIFDLSARWIWLITAVCVASMLVGSFAGLGENSMRRVLAYQMVGGMPFIVITFAFSAGTDNAIMVLAAGIFYAIHHMVTVGSLILTAGALEETYGTDLLSRLSGIAKRDPWVAAVFAAGSLSVIGFPPFSGLWGKVGVVLGVAGAHNEQAWFVLAVIAVASFGAFLAMLRLWRTVFWGAEMNRERIPHNLHVPARRLAPGATLIVVSFLMFCAAGFVVDSTQGAARDLLNTKDYAQAVLSQEGAH, encoded by the coding sequence ATGGGTTCACTCTTAACACTCTTTCTCGCTATCCCCCTAGCCTGTGTTGCCCTGGCGACGATACTGCCCTGGCGGTGGGCTCGTGACGGTTTAGCATTACTCACTCCCCTTGGTACTGCCCTCGCAGGTGTCTGGCTCTTTGCTTATACGGCAGCGCATGGGATTCTGGGGCACTCCGTTGGCCTTTATATTGGTGAAGTGGCGATTACTTTCGTCGCTGATCGCTTGAGCGCCATCATGATTGTGGTGGCGTCGATAGTTACTTTTGCCTCGAATTGGTTTGCGATCGTCGCTGGTGAAACTCTCTCGCGGTTTTATTCCGCACTCTCCCTCATGCTTCTCAGTGGTGTTATGGGTGGCTTGCTCACCGCCGATTTATTTAACTTCTTCGTTTTTATTGAGGTCATGCTGCTGCCGAGCTATGGGCTCATGGCTATGACTGGCACATGGGCACGACTATCTGCTGGACGCACTTTCGTACTGGTCAATCTCGCCACCTCTACCCTGCTATTGATCGGCGTCTGCATTGTCTATGGGGTCAGCGGCACGGTCAATATCGCATTGCTGCGCGGTACTGCAGCAGGCAACGGACCTATGGTCGTAGCAATGGGAATCGTAGTCATTGCTTTGGTAATTAAAGCGGGTCTTTTCCCTGTGCATACCTGGCTACCGCGTTCCTATCCAGCGACGTCAGCCTCAGTGATGGGTCTGTTCTCTGGGCTGCACACAAAAGTGGCGGTCTATATGCTGCTGCGTATCTATGTCATCATCTTTGACCTTAGCGCTCGTTGGATATGGCTGATCACTGCCGTGTGCGTAGCATCCATGCTCGTTGGTTCTTTCGCAGGGCTTGGCGAGAACTCAATGCGCCGTGTCCTGGCTTATCAAATGGTTGGCGGTATGCCTTTTATCGTCATTACCTTTGCATTTAGCGCAGGCACCGATAATGCAATAATGGTGCTTGCCGCCGGCATCTTCTACGCAATTCACCATATGGTTACCGTCGGCTCGCTCATCCTCACGGCGGGGGCGCTGGAAGAAACCTATGGCACTGACTTGCTCAGCCGACTCTCCGGGATAGCCAAGCGCGACCCGTGGGTAGCGGCAGTCTTTGCGGCAGGTTCCCTGTCGGTTATTGGTTTCCCGCCTTTTTCTGGACTCTGGGGCAAAGTGGGCGTTGTCCTCGGTGTTGCCGGGGCGCATAACGAGCAAGCATGGTTTGTGCTGGCGGTGATTGCAGTGGCCAGCTTCGGCGCTTTCTTAGCTATGCTGCGACTATGGCGCACAGTCTTTTGGGGAGCAGAGATGAACCGTGAGCGAATCCCGCATAATCTACACGTCCCAGCACGTCGATTAGCTCCTGGCGCAACCCTCATTGTGGTATCTTTCCTCATGTTCTGTGCTGCCGGTTTTGTGGTCGACAGTACCCAGGGCGCAGCTCGGGACTTGCTCAATACCAAAGATTACGCACAAGCAGTATTGTCCCAGGAAGGAGCCCACTGA
- a CDS encoding HNH endonuclease signature motif containing protein: MTLLHAYLNAHAQGMALVQAATGMDATQLIELGADRATAKNLSKLAEIYFGNTSFTKYQAQCATNSHNLSALITIERYVARVKKVRDQWKLREKLCRTPEKHIARVAKQHLPAATPKEGIKIMRRDNGAPMTVSLTGASTILADFVSALDPHNPIASLNNLLDGSVARPQIHANVIVPLDAHTRIVQGDNDVILHTSHGATMTGAEFVARHLAQEGFATLVSPMQGAVNLYRTSRFASSKQRIMLQAETSTCAWPGCRKPIDHCQTHHIIGWKYGGETNIDNLVPLCTYHNGINDDRAAAQNTPFTTRGWIAKRTWHPPN, translated from the coding sequence ATGACTCTACTGCACGCTTACCTCAACGCCCATGCACAAGGCATGGCGTTGGTTCAAGCTGCAACAGGAATGGACGCCACGCAGCTCATTGAGCTCGGTGCGGATCGCGCCACCGCCAAAAACCTCAGCAAACTCGCGGAAATCTACTTTGGGAACACCAGCTTCACCAAGTACCAAGCGCAATGCGCAACGAACAGCCATAATCTCAGCGCTCTCATCACCATCGAACGCTACGTCGCACGAGTAAAAAAGGTGCGCGACCAATGGAAATTACGCGAAAAACTCTGCCGCACTCCGGAAAAACACATAGCGCGAGTAGCCAAGCAGCATCTACCTGCCGCTACGCCTAAAGAAGGCATAAAAATCATGCGGCGGGACAACGGGGCACCCATGACCGTATCGCTCACCGGGGCGTCTACTATCCTCGCCGACTTTGTCAGCGCTCTCGACCCACACAATCCCATCGCCTCGCTCAACAATCTGCTTGACGGCAGTGTGGCTCGTCCACAAATACACGCCAATGTGATTGTTCCGCTCGATGCACACACGCGCATCGTCCAAGGCGATAACGACGTCATCCTGCACACTTCCCACGGCGCTACCATGACCGGTGCCGAGTTTGTTGCGCGTCATCTGGCGCAAGAGGGATTCGCCACCTTGGTATCGCCGATGCAGGGGGCGGTAAATCTCTACCGCACCAGCAGGTTCGCGTCGTCGAAGCAGCGTATCATGCTTCAAGCCGAGACGAGCACCTGCGCATGGCCGGGGTGTCGAAAGCCTATTGACCACTGTCAAACGCACCACATCATCGGGTGGAAATACGGTGGCGAAACGAACATAGATAATCTCGTACCGTTGTGCACATATCACAATGGCATCAACGACGACCGAGCCGCGGCGCAAAATACGCCATTCACCACACGCGGGTGGATCGCCAAACGGACCTGGCATCCGCCTAATTAG
- a CDS encoding BRCT domain-containing protein, which yields MTDDLVALTIKASGIHPSTSRAIIIDALSFDEDGQEVGRFYAVLNPGTDPGPTHLHGLSHEQVQHGKRFSHILKPLGRFIDGKTLIVHNAPTTWGFIVSEARRAMSSAARANRARGRNRRRQRVGHIPVPEKIIDTLATARRQGLDIADTRIRSVAQALGVESTPAHASLARAAQKAAETIREETRLCARIYFVEDARGEVVSMTPDSLCPDRFGLQRSEIRVDAMNAPRPFTNPGVYSTTTGLVQGMEVVITPEITADPDELIAAAVREGLAYSEKITRASSVVVCNKKADWTGKAMHAMRKGIPLLSDTEFLDAVTQVAPGVLVHDS from the coding sequence ATGACTGATGATCTCGTCGCTTTGACGATAAAAGCATCGGGTATCCACCCCTCTACGTCGCGCGCAATAATTATTGACGCGCTCAGCTTTGATGAGGACGGACAAGAAGTAGGGCGATTCTACGCAGTGCTCAACCCAGGCACTGACCCAGGGCCGACACATCTGCATGGGCTCAGCCATGAACAAGTACAGCACGGAAAAAGATTTTCCCATATCCTCAAACCACTCGGGCGCTTTATCGACGGCAAAACACTCATCGTGCATAATGCGCCAACCACATGGGGATTTATTGTTTCGGAGGCGCGTCGAGCAATGAGTAGCGCCGCCAGAGCAAACCGCGCGCGAGGCAGAAATAGGCGACGCCAGCGAGTAGGTCATATCCCCGTGCCAGAAAAAATCATTGACACCCTCGCTACTGCCCGCAGGCAAGGACTGGATATAGCAGACACTCGGATTCGTTCCGTAGCACAGGCACTCGGGGTGGAAAGCACTCCGGCGCACGCAAGTCTGGCACGCGCCGCACAAAAAGCAGCGGAAACCATTAGAGAAGAAACCAGACTCTGCGCGCGCATTTACTTTGTCGAGGACGCGCGTGGTGAAGTGGTCAGCATGACCCCAGACTCACTGTGCCCCGACCGATTTGGCTTGCAACGCAGCGAGATACGCGTCGATGCCATGAACGCACCACGCCCCTTTACCAACCCCGGGGTCTACAGCACCACCACTGGATTAGTGCAAGGAATGGAAGTAGTAATCACCCCAGAGATTACTGCTGATCCCGATGAGCTTATTGCCGCCGCCGTACGCGAAGGGCTTGCCTACTCCGAAAAAATTACGCGCGCATCCAGCGTGGTGGTCTGCAATAAAAAAGCAGATTGGACGGGCAAAGCCATGCACGCTATGCGCAAAGGAATTCCGCTGCTCAGCGACACAGAGTTCCTCGACGCAGTCACACAGGTCGCCCCTGGGGTTTTGGTACATGATAGTTAG
- a CDS encoding nucleosidase — MNQPLIVAATKEEMAALPADVPLLITGIGTLAAAISLTEALANGPRPSRIINAGTAGALVDGHHGVYEISHVHKHDFDHATLERITRQHFTNGIDLAPVTNLPKARLATGDAFIQDEQTRTRLAHKAQLCDMEGYACALVAQHFGIPITLIKQVSDSANEQSADIWGDAVDHGAQELATLLEKIARA, encoded by the coding sequence ATGAACCAACCACTCATCGTTGCCGCCACAAAAGAGGAAATGGCAGCCCTGCCCGCAGACGTACCGTTGCTCATCACCGGAATAGGCACCCTTGCAGCCGCGATCAGCCTGACCGAAGCGCTCGCGAATGGGCCACGTCCAAGCCGCATCATCAACGCTGGTACAGCCGGCGCGCTCGTCGACGGCCACCACGGTGTGTATGAAATCAGCCACGTACACAAACACGATTTCGACCACGCCACCCTCGAACGCATTACGAGGCAGCACTTCACCAACGGAATCGACCTCGCCCCGGTCACAAACCTGCCCAAGGCGCGCCTCGCCACGGGAGACGCTTTCATCCAAGACGAGCAAACACGTACCCGTCTTGCGCACAAGGCACAGCTGTGCGACATGGAGGGGTACGCCTGCGCCCTGGTGGCGCAGCATTTTGGCATCCCTATAACCCTAATCAAGCAGGTCAGTGACAGTGCCAATGAACAATCGGCAGACATCTGGGGTGACGCAGTAGATCACGGCGCACAAGAATTGGCGACGCTACTCGAAAAAATTGCGCGCGCCTAA
- a CDS encoding DUF4040 family protein, translating to MTLIYVLALAVFAVLISPAAVRMFNRKAGLPLAAIFLGAAALLFSKLGRILHEQPLSYTKQWIPDLLGSGVGINFTLKADALSVFFALLALCIGAVVFIYSASYLPKRSGNTSFYTIMSAFMAAILLLVLADDAFLLFIAWELVSLASFMLIARSGGKGGELGSQRTLVLTFVGGLTLLIALAIAATQAHTTSISGIIHADFWGENPRLSAIIAILIALSAFSKSAQLPFHFWLPEAMAAATPVSAFLHAAAVVKAGVYLLMRFSAVFHSTPAWNYLLIVVGMATAIMAALFAIQKTDLKKLTAYSTVSHLGWIVATIGVGTPFALGAALVHTLAHALFKSSLFMLIGVVDHQTGTRKTTRLGSSWRRLPFTFSSVLIATASMAALPPTMGFISKEGMLEAFSEAPLGNAGVIALLVAAGLGALCTFTYCARIVCDGFIDGDRDMSEVKEAPLSLWMPAALPGVLSLPLAFAVSSLNEPISQAVAVVSENPHAHLGLWHGISMPLMISTVVTILGVVGIVVRKRIWAALDEKKLAPLSGNELLNRLISLLSYCGKGCAWLADTLSPTRHLGYMFALIIVFAASVTIPGLIRGGVDGFPLPARLGTDYPIDILVLVLILGTVFGLVRAKKRISAVVFTSGVGVAVTLQILVLGAPDVALTQFMVEALVIVIMMLVIRQQPDTFHPQHTRSKVTAAVIALGVGVATFLAVYVLVGRRERSELGMWYLEQAPKITNGDNVVNTILVEFRALDTMGELSVLGMAAIVIAAVVTSMPRYPFAKGTHPKPLKNAQRNAIPLRMLLRILTPLLLILSALVFWRGHSSPGGGFIAALIAGGALMFSYLAKDKDQHIFPIKLPVYLTGAGILIALGAGFIGLLGGSFLYAFHGHWLGQHWTTAMIFDVGVYLAVIGMLSMAINALGGYLRPGMEYQDLNFTRQDSPLGSPPKIERIGQEGEL from the coding sequence GTGACTTTAATTTACGTACTAGCACTAGCAGTATTCGCCGTGCTCATCTCGCCCGCAGCAGTGCGAATGTTCAACCGCAAAGCCGGACTCCCCCTCGCCGCCATCTTCCTTGGCGCAGCAGCACTACTCTTTAGCAAACTAGGGCGCATCCTGCATGAACAACCACTAAGCTACACCAAACAATGGATCCCCGACCTACTCGGCTCCGGAGTGGGCATTAACTTCACCCTCAAGGCAGACGCACTCAGCGTCTTTTTTGCTTTACTCGCCCTATGCATCGGCGCAGTGGTCTTTATCTACTCTGCCAGTTACCTCCCCAAACGCTCAGGAAACACCAGCTTCTACACCATCATGAGCGCCTTCATGGCAGCCATCCTCCTCCTCGTGCTTGCCGACGACGCCTTCCTCCTATTCATCGCATGGGAATTAGTCTCACTGGCATCCTTTATGCTCATTGCCCGTTCCGGCGGCAAAGGCGGCGAACTAGGCTCGCAACGCACCCTGGTGCTGACCTTTGTCGGCGGCCTTACCTTACTCATCGCCTTAGCTATCGCAGCCACCCAAGCGCATACCACCAGCATCAGTGGCATTATCCACGCCGACTTCTGGGGCGAAAACCCCCGCTTGAGCGCGATCATTGCCATCTTGATTGCCCTTTCTGCATTTAGTAAATCCGCGCAGCTGCCCTTCCACTTCTGGCTGCCTGAGGCAATGGCAGCAGCCACACCAGTATCTGCATTCCTCCATGCAGCGGCAGTGGTAAAAGCCGGCGTGTACTTGCTCATGCGATTTTCCGCCGTATTCCATAGCACACCGGCGTGGAATTATTTGCTTATCGTCGTCGGTATGGCAACAGCAATTATGGCTGCGCTTTTTGCCATCCAAAAGACCGACCTCAAAAAGCTCACGGCCTATTCCACAGTGTCGCACTTGGGGTGGATTGTTGCCACCATTGGCGTAGGCACCCCCTTTGCCTTGGGGGCAGCATTGGTGCATACCCTGGCGCACGCCTTATTCAAGTCCTCGCTGTTCATGCTCATTGGCGTGGTCGACCACCAAACCGGAACTCGAAAAACCACTCGCCTTGGCAGCTCTTGGCGACGCCTGCCCTTTACCTTCAGCTCAGTGCTCATTGCCACAGCGTCGATGGCTGCACTACCACCTACGATGGGGTTCATCTCCAAAGAAGGAATGCTCGAGGCCTTTAGCGAAGCACCCCTAGGAAACGCAGGGGTCATAGCGCTCCTAGTCGCTGCCGGTCTTGGCGCGCTATGCACATTTACCTATTGCGCGCGCATTGTCTGCGATGGCTTTATCGACGGCGACCGAGACATGAGCGAGGTCAAAGAAGCACCACTGAGCTTGTGGATGCCAGCTGCACTACCTGGCGTGTTATCCCTGCCGTTGGCTTTTGCTGTCAGTAGCTTAAATGAGCCAATCTCTCAGGCAGTTGCAGTGGTGAGCGAAAACCCCCACGCTCATCTTGGACTATGGCATGGCATTAGTATGCCGCTAATGATCAGCACCGTGGTAACCATCCTTGGTGTTGTAGGCATCGTGGTGCGTAAGCGTATTTGGGCAGCGCTCGACGAAAAGAAATTGGCACCACTCAGTGGCAATGAGCTGCTCAATAGGCTCATCAGTCTACTGAGTTATTGCGGCAAAGGGTGCGCCTGGCTTGCCGATACGCTCAGCCCCACCAGACATCTTGGTTATATGTTTGCGTTGATCATTGTATTCGCAGCAAGCGTTACTATTCCTGGATTGATTCGCGGTGGCGTCGATGGCTTTCCTCTGCCGGCACGCCTGGGCACTGACTACCCCATTGACATTCTGGTGTTAGTGCTGATCTTGGGCACTGTTTTTGGTTTGGTACGGGCCAAAAAGCGAATTAGCGCGGTGGTCTTTACCAGTGGTGTAGGTGTTGCGGTCACTTTGCAAATTCTTGTATTGGGCGCGCCCGACGTAGCGCTCACGCAATTTATGGTTGAGGCTTTGGTCATCGTAATCATGATGCTGGTGATTAGACAGCAGCCAGATACCTTCCACCCGCAACACACGCGCAGCAAAGTAACTGCCGCAGTTATTGCACTAGGCGTTGGCGTCGCCACTTTCCTCGCTGTGTATGTGCTTGTTGGTAGGCGAGAGCGCAGCGAACTTGGTATGTGGTATCTGGAGCAAGCACCAAAAATCACTAATGGCGATAACGTGGTCAATACGATTCTGGTGGAGTTCAGAGCGCTCGACACCATGGGTGAACTTTCGGTACTTGGCATGGCTGCCATTGTGATTGCCGCAGTTGTTACCTCCATGCCACGCTATCCTTTTGCCAAGGGCACCCACCCCAAGCCGCTCAAAAATGCGCAGCGCAATGCCATTCCTTTGCGTATGCTCCTGCGCATTCTTACTCCGCTGCTGCTCATTCTGAGTGCACTGGTGTTTTGGCGTGGTCATTCAAGCCCTGGCGGTGGGTTCATTGCAGCGCTCATTGCTGGTGGCGCGCTCATGTTTTCGTATCTTGCCAAGGACAAAGACCAGCACATTTTCCCGATCAAGCTGCCGGTGTACCTCACTGGGGCAGGTATTCTCATTGCGCTAGGGGCAGGTTTTATTGGTTTGCTCGGTGGTTCTTTCCTCTATGCGTTCCACGGTCATTGGCTCGGGCAGCACTGGACTACCGCAATGATCTTCGACGTCGGCGTGTACTTGGCGGTGATCGGTATGCTTTCTATGGCTATCAATGCCCTTGGTGGCTATTTGCGCCCCGGAATGGAGTATCAGGATCTCAATTTCACCAGGCAGGATTCTCCGCTGGGATCTCCACCCAAGATTGAAAGGATTGGACAGGAGGGCGAGCTATGA
- a CDS encoding cation:proton antiporter subunit C — MILALSIAILMAGGVYLVLQRGMLRIILGMTLISHATNLLILSVGVPAWRGEPFPSLTPLTEAADPVPQAFVLTAIVIAMATTTYMLTLAGLGRSDDTLAEEVADEDSPLQTLGRSTSSAELVAEQATKEADR; from the coding sequence ATGATTTTGGCATTGAGTATCGCTATTTTGATGGCAGGCGGCGTGTACCTGGTATTACAGCGTGGTATGTTGCGCATTATTTTGGGCATGACGCTCATCAGCCACGCCACCAACCTGCTGATTTTGAGCGTGGGAGTTCCTGCCTGGCGCGGCGAACCCTTCCCAAGCCTCACCCCGCTTACCGAGGCCGCCGACCCAGTGCCGCAGGCTTTTGTCCTCACCGCCATTGTGATCGCTATGGCAACCACCACGTATATGCTTACCTTGGCCGGGTTAGGGCGTTCCGACGACACTCTCGCCGAGGAAGTGGCCGATGAAGATTCCCCGCTACAAACTTTGGGACGCTCCACTAGCAGTGCCGAATTAGTGGCAGAACAAGCTACCAAGGAGGCAGATCGCTAA
- a CDS encoding monovalent cation/H+ antiporter subunit E, with translation MKKIPHFFGYALWLIWQIILATWVVTWDVLTGSKKVDPCVVHYPLRVTTPGYLTAFSASITITPGTLSLSFIDDTHLAVHAVHGSNPQEVLADLAHMEEKLAPHIRGIKHDLDQAPVFYPAPTPGEHH, from the coding sequence GTGAAAAAAATTCCGCATTTCTTTGGTTATGCCTTGTGGCTTATCTGGCAGATCATTCTCGCCACCTGGGTGGTTACCTGGGATGTGCTCACTGGCTCTAAAAAAGTTGATCCCTGCGTCGTGCATTATCCGCTGCGGGTCACTACCCCCGGTTATCTCACCGCTTTCTCAGCGTCTATCACCATTACCCCGGGCACGTTGTCACTCTCTTTTATCGACGACACCCACCTTGCAGTTCATGCAGTACACGGCAGCAATCCACAAGAGGTACTTGCTGATCTTGCGCATATGGAAGAAAAACTCGCGCCACATATTCGTGGCATCAAACACGACCTCGACCAAGCCCCCGTTTTCTATCCTGCACCAACCCCAGGAGAACACCACTAA
- a CDS encoding cation:proton antiporter translates to MIALSLLLCLLLMLKTKDQLSIAVIADMLFYAMIGCYIVWSFFGRTQIAYEVIFLAAIVGGTLPTISVARIISKGRR, encoded by the coding sequence ATGATTGCGCTTTCGCTACTGCTCTGCTTACTGTTGATGCTCAAAACTAAAGATCAGCTCAGCATTGCGGTTATTGCCGATATGCTGTTCTATGCCATGATCGGCTGCTATATCGTGTGGTCATTTTTTGGTCGCACCCAGATTGCCTATGAGGTGATTTTCCTGGCAGCGATCGTCGGCGGCACACTACCGACGATCTCCGTAGCTCGTATTATCTCCAAGGGGCGCAGATAA